The Hemicordylus capensis ecotype Gifberg chromosome 5, rHemCap1.1.pri, whole genome shotgun sequence nucleotide sequence AATAATCTGTTCTTTGCTGGGAAGGGTTGATTCTGGTGATCTTCCATCTggccgctgtgacatgtttgctcagtttttcacagataaagttgcttgcttTCAGTCAGAGTTGGATTCCAATTGCTCAGTATCTGTTGAGGTAATAGAGGCTGGATCTTGTgatacctttgagcttgttgaggctgatgatgtggacaggattcttGCCAATGTGGGCACAGCGACCTCTAGCATAGACCTAATGAGCCAGGTCCCTTCTGGCTCATTAGGGCTGAGAGGGGGAATGTTCTCTCCCGGCTTCGGGAGACAGTTAATTCCTCTCTTtgggaggggtttgttccatcagcccttaaagaggtggtggtctaccctcttctaaagaagccttctctcgaccctgataatctggataactattgtccaatctccaatcttccttttcttggtaagattttggagaaggtggcTTGTGCTCAGTTaatgagagtcctggaggaaactgattttctggaCCCTTGCCAGTCAGGTGTTAGGCTGCAGCATTGCACTGAAATGGCATTGGTCACCTTGTTGGATGACCTGTATTGTAGCCTTGTTGTGGGAAGCGCATCTCTCCTGAttctccttgatctctcagcggcctttgataccatcgactatgCTATGGAACGTttaagtgggctgggccttgggggcactgttcttcagtggttccagtcctatctcactgggcaaTTCCAGTCGGTGTTGATTGGGGCTGAGTGTTTTGCACCCTGACCCCTTTCTTgtggagtttcacaaggctcagtccttgctcccattctttttaacatctacagtacatgaagctgctgggcctggtcatctgGCAGTtgggggtaagttttcatcaatatgctgatgatactcagctttatatctctaccctgGCCTAACAGGTGATGCCATCCATGTGCTGgttcagtgcctagaggctgtcaggacctggatgggccaaaacaagctcagacttaaacccttcaagaccgagttgctcttgttcagtttgcaattTCGCCAATTGCCatggtgagtttatctcttgatggggttgcacccCCTTGTTCGttatctgggggtccttctggactcgtggctcctgcttgaatagcaggtggaggctgtggccaggggtgtctttgccctgcttcggctggttcaccagttacacCCTTTTCTCGACCGCCAGGCCCTAACGATAGCAACTCATGCCTTTGCTATCttttgtttggattactgtaatgtgctttacctagggttgcctttgaaaatgatttggaagcttcaactagtccagaatgcagcagcctgctTCCTTATGgctggccgtagatttgatagtgtcacacctcttttatggtcattgcactggttgcctgtttgcttctgggtccaattcaaagtgctggttctcacctacaaaacccttacgggcttagcacctgtatatctctgggatcacctctctcggaaataataatgtaataaatgGAAATATAAACCCTGGCAAGTTTGTTCAATGCAACTTGCTTCCATGAAACTGCTGCACCATAATACCTCTAGCTAAAGCATTACTTTAAAAATCACATTGGCTTAAGTCTGGCAGAGGTAGGAGGGGCTTCTGTGTGGTTGAGTGGGGGATAGAATTGCCTTTCCTCCCACTCTGTGTAAAATGTAAATGGACTGGGAATGAGAGGAGCAAACCAggtggggttaagggagcatccTTGGCCATAAACTCTGCCTGTGGCAGGACCAGGTAGCACTATTCTGGCAGCTGCACAACAGGTTGCCCCAGAGGGCTCCTGCTTCTCCAAGGCACTCTTGAGTGCAGGGCTGTCAATAGGGGGCTGCACTGTAGGGTCCCTGAGAGTAGCAGCTGCAGAACTTGAAATCTCCTTTGGCAAGGTGGGGATGTGGTAGGCAGGAGGGAGCCCCCCGCCCCTTGGGGCAGCACCAGCCACTGCTAGCTCCCAGCCattaagaagaagaaagagcaatTATTTTTGCTTTGAATTATCTTTATTCAAACCATCCTCCATTTCCAGTTTCACATGGCTCTTTCCCCCTTTCAACTCCCCAAAGGCTGGATCCTAGTAGGGAATACAGTTGCCCTTGGTTTGTACGCAGCCTTCAGTGTCCACAGCCACTGAGCACACTGTGAACCCTAGGAAAAACAATTCTGTTTTGGTGCCCCTTCTCTACTTTGTGAAGCCAGCCACAGCCAGATCTCAGTGGGGATAGAAGCGGAAGCCGCTGCTCTGCCAGATCGTGACCCTGCCTGACCTGATCTGTGCCCGGCCttcactccccttccccctccttgcaCAGGGAGAGGAGGGGCACACCacggccgccaccgccaccgctgctgccgccactgtgccACCTCTGggttgtttcctcctcctccccccttcagCAAAAGTTGGATATTTCAGAGGGTGAGGAGAGAATGGTGGAGCCAGAGCCTGGCAGAGAAGAAGCTAAACTTGCTGAGTACAAGGCTGGCCAATGACAGCATTGGTGGGCATGGCCAGCAGAAGTTAGCCAAGGAGTACTTTAAAAGCTAAGTGGAAGAGAAAGGGGCCGTGATAAGAGACAGAAAAACTGCGTGGGGAGAAAAAAACTGTTGTGTGCctgcgcaccttagagggaacacagtctCAGACTGAAgattgtgatcatctgggagcatgaggGGTGGTTGGAggtggaggcaaactgtgggtccccTAGACTCACGGTTTGCCTTTCTGTCCAAAGGTGGCCTATGGGTGACTTTCAGACTGGCAGCTCACATAACTACTGTCAGGTGACTTTTGACACTTAAAACAAGTTTTCTGGTGACCAGCTGAGGCAACAAGTATGTAGAAAGACTCAGGGGACATGAATATGCTAGGGAAAATAAGTTTATCACAACCAACTGGTGGATTCCCACCCCCCACGCTTCAAAAAGCAAAATGACATGGTAGTTGCTGACGCTATTTCCATCATCTCATCTGCAGTTTGGGGAAAGCTTTGCATATTAAATTATTTTCTAAAATATAAAAGACAaatgctgggggaaaggaagggttTTAGATCTGGATGGAGGACAATCACCATATAACATGTTCCTAGAAATCAATTAAGAGGATAGATTGTCCCAAAATAAAGGGGATACCAAGCAATATGATCACTGTTTAGAGAAGTTATGAGTTTCACAGAGAGTTAAGTGACTAACTTGTGTACATAAAACTGCAAAGCAACTGGCTTTGGGTACCTGATATGCTGAGCTGAACATTGACTTTCATTGAACGTTCTGAGCCAGAGGACGTCTCTGGGGAAAGTTGCTTGGTTTGGAATATATCTGATAATTATGAGGTGGACAAATTTGTATACTGAACTAGGTATTTATGAATTTCAGTAACATCACTACATGGGATAGGGCTGTTTCAAGTCTAGTGTACAGGTATCATATTCCACCTCTACTTTCATCATAGATTCAGTATGGTCACAATTTTGACACTATGCAGCACTGAGCAAGTGCCACAGGACCCCAGCCCCATATCTTATTCTACATCTCTGGGGTCCAGCCTAACCAGAAACAGCATGAGTTCAATAAGCACCACAAAACAACAGAAATAACACCCTAAAATTTAATAGAAAGCCAATTTATTTCCACACAGGTGAAATAAAAGTCTTTGTCCATAATATAAAgaataaaaaggttttttaaaattgtgttttaactgtaaattagttttatgctgtttttatagttttgattttaatggttaattgattttaattgtttttattttgatgtaaaccaccctgagccatttttggaagggtggtatataaatcgaatgaatgaatgaatgaatgaatgaatgataaaaagGGTCCTactagatcaggccaaaggtccagctagttcagcatcctctttcccactgtggcctctggaaagcccaaagGCTAGACAGGTAGGCAATGGCCCTCTCctactgttgttcccctgcaacagcTATTCAgtttcagaggcatactgcctctatACGTGAAGGTAAAATATAGCCAATATGACTAATAATTATTGATTGacttctccatgaatctgtcaaaCTCTAATCCCGCTTGAAAGATATCTAGGATAGTGGCCATCATCATATTCTGTGGTAGTAAATTCTAAAAGTTAATTATGCATAGGGTGAATGCCCCTCCTCTGGCCGGTTGCctggggagggcgatttgtcccagccccggcAACAGGCAAGGAAGATGCCTGATTGGTTCTCGGGCCGGAGGGGCGGGGCTTGACGGCTGTTATCGGCGTCTCCCCACCCTTCCTTTTCAGTTCGGCCCGAGTTTTtgacgagagaggagctctgtgcccgAGCTCCTCTCAGTGGTTTGCTGGAGCCCCGTTCGGCCCTAATAGGCGGTCTGGACTCGGACCGTAGGGGAGTTGGGACCCGGGCGGTTGGGTTGGTGGTCGGCGGCTGCGGCCGCGGTGGCATTTTTCGGCCGATTTGGCCTGTGGGGAGGCTGGGTCGGGGGTTGACGACGGCAGCGGTGGCGGCATTGTGGGTGTTGGGCCGAGTCTGCGGCCAcgtggggcagcagtggcgaTCTAGCCTTCGGTGGGGGGGCGGTCCGGCCGGTATTTGGGCTGAttggcctggaggggcccccgggTGGGGGGATTGTTCTAGGCTGCTGGTTGCTTGGGCTGCGAGCCCACTAGGGGGTGCTAGGGACTCCCTGGGAGGCTGTTGCCGGGCTGACAGGCCCGGGTGATTGACAGCTCTTAGGGCTTTTTCCCTCTGTCTCTGTTGGGCCTTCTGGGTGTGGCTGCCTGGGAGGAGTGTGGCCTAGCACTGTGGGGTGTGATCAGTGGGAATGCTGCTTGTTTTGGATTAGTCgatatatctaattaaaaataaatagatagatataaaataattaagtaaatacataaatatataaataaatttattaatttaattaaaaaaaaaacccaaaccagtaGAGACAGAAGGAGTATTGAACAATTTCGTACGTAATAAAATCAAATAAGGGTAGAGTGGTCATGCCTCCCAGGAAGGCAAAAGGGAAAGCCGGGGGGAAGCCGATCAAGCCTCCTAAGCGTCCTGCACCCCAGTCTTCATCatcggatgaggatgatggggaaATGACCCTCATTAAGGGGATGATACAGCGGCTGGAGGCTTTGGAGCGGGCCAAGGCGCTGCCATCAGATATGGGGGCAGGGCCTTCTGGTAAGGGGGGCAGAACTCGGACGAGGGGGGCCGCAAGGACTCAGTTAATTGATTCTTTATCTGTTAGACTGAAGGCCATGGAGGAGAGGCTAAGCGGCCCGAGTGATGTGCCAGTGGTAGTTTTGGACGAGGCAGCAGTTCCGGGGGCGTTGCAGCAGGAGGAGTCTTCGTCGGCGGTGGAGATGTCAGCTGTTGCTCAGCCGGGTGAGCCTGGATCTGTTGCACCACACAGCGGTACCGGCCAGTAGCCGTGGTTTCCCTGGCCGATGCTAGCCGCTGGGGGTTGGGGCCCTGCCCCCTGGGGGGTCACACATACATACCCAGGTGGGTTGGTGGGTCCTTTGCCAGGGGTGGGGCCGAGTACGCAAGGGGTGGCTGAGCAGGTGTGGCAAGGGGTCGTGCCTGCTTCCAGTGGACCTGGGTTGCCACCCATGCAGGGTGCAGGTTGGTATCCTAGGGGGGTTATGCCTACACCTCAGCATTCTCCGTATGGGGCAGTGGGGTTGCCTTTGGGGGATCACCTTTTACTGGCCACTAAGGAGAAGATTTTGAAAGGGGAATACGTTGACATATTCTCCTTGTTATTTAGGGAACCCGAGGTAAAGCATAAGGAGGGTGAGTCGTGTAAAGACCACGCTGTGACGAAGCGTAAGCCAGTTGAGAAATCCTGGAATAACTGGCTTTCGGGTTTTACGATTTATATGGGGGTGGTCATTCTGGCACAGCCGGCCAGAGCCCTGGCGTTAGTTAAGTAGATGGACATTATCCATCGGGCTGTGTCGGACTTTGCTGGCAATGCTTGGGTCCGATATGATGAGAATTTTAGGATGCGAGCCGCTTTGGATCCATCCCTGCCATGGGATGCGCCTCATTTGGAGCTGTGGGTTCTCATCATGTCGCCGACGCGGCCAGTGGACGGTGAGAGATCGGACAGCGGGCATCTGTTATCCAAGGCAGCAGCACTGTCTTTTCCCGCTGTTGCGGGCCAGCCGTGGGTTCAACCCAGTCGGTTTGCTGGGAGTATAATCGCAGTGGCCGCTGTGGAAGACAGGCCTGTAAGTTTAGACACGTGTGTAGCATCTGTGGTGCCAAGCACCCGAGCTCTTCGTGCCCCAGGGCTCGTGGCTTCGGGGCAGGATCTAAGCCAAGGTTCGATGGGGGCAAGAAGGGGGGCCCTCCCGCACCCCCTTCgggtaaaggggcccagcccagttaGACTGGACGTTTTGGAGCAGCTGTTAATAGGCTACCCTAATCGGGAGGCCGCTGCCTTGTTGAGTTCAGGGTTTAAAGAAGGTTTTAGGATTCCGACGTTATCTCATAGGGTGGCCTTTATGGCCGATAACCTTAAATCGGTTAAAGGGATGGAGGTGGTAGTGGCCAGGAAGATAGGTAAGGAGGTGGCTGCCGGGAGGGTGGCTGGGCCTTTTGATCTTCCCCCCTTTGACAATTTGAGGGTTTCCCCGTTGGGAGTTGTCCCAAAGAAGGCTCCAGGCGAGTACCGCCTCATACATCACCTGTCCTTTTTGGGTATCGAGTTGGATACGGTGGTTGGGTGTTCGCGTCTCCCGTTGGAGAAGTTGGCGACGCGGGGTCTTATTGGGGCCATGCAGGTGGCGTGGAAGGTTTCCCTTAAGGAGCTGCAGGTTGTGGTAGGTCATTTGAATTTCGCCTGCAGGGTGGTGGTACCCAGGAGGGCATTTTTGAGGCGCCTTTGCGACCTGATGTCCGGTTTGCGGGCTCCTCACCATAGGGTAAGGCTTACGGAGGGGGTTAAGGCAGACTTGGCAGTATGGGGCACGTTTTTGGAGCAATTTAATGGTGTTTCATTCTGGAGGGCAGAGCAGCTAGTTGAGGCAGAGCTGCAGGTCCATTCGGACGCGGCTGGGGGAGCGGGGTTTGGCGTTTATTTTCGTGGGCGCTGGTGTTATGGGTGTTGGCCGGTTGGTTGGGAGAGGGCCGGTATCACTAGGGACCTTACCTTTTTGGAACtgttccccattgtggtggcagtGCACCTTTGGGCTGGGGAGTTCTCTAACTCCACAGTTCAGTTTTGGTGCGACAATCAGGCAGTAGTGCAGGTTGTCAATTCACAGACGTCACGGTCCCCTCGGGTCATGGGCTTGGTTAGAGCTTTTGTTTTGCAGTGTTTACGTGCCAACATTTTATTTGTGGCGCGACATGTTCCAGGGCTTCAGAATGACAtcgctgatgccctgtctcgGTTTCAGTTGGACAGGTTTCGGGAACTGGCGCCGGAGGCTATGCGGGACCCGGAGGTCATGCCGGAAGCCCTGTGGAGGCTTGGCACGTAGCTGCGCGGCAGGCCATCGATGCCTCCTTGGCGCCCAGTACCAGGGTTAGTTATCGGGCAAAGGTAGGGGCATTCTCTACGTTTAGGAGACAAGAGGGCCTTGTGGAAGCATGGCCTGTGCCTGTGGAACATGTTATGCAGTTCCTGGTGTCTCTTTTTAGGGCAGGTAAGGCGGTCTCGACCATGGGAGGCTACGTCTCCGCTTTGGCCTTCGAGGCTCAAGTGCAGGGGGTGCAGGACACTACAGGTGATCCTAGGGTTAAACGCATGCTGGAGGGGTGGGCGCGGCAGCAGCCCAGGGGCCCGGATAAAAGGAGGCCACTAACCTTGGACGTGGTGGTTGCACTGATTCGCCATTTACCTGTCTGTTGCTCTTCCCCTTGGGAAGCTACATTAATGAAGGCTGCCTCCTTGGTTTACTTTTTTGGGGCTTTTAGACCCAGTG carries:
- the LOC128325774 gene encoding uncharacterized protein LOC128325774 isoform X1, which translates into the protein MPPRKAKGKAGGKPIKPPKRPAPQSSSSDEDDGEMTLIKGMIQRLEALERAKALPSDMGAGPSGKGGRTRTRGAARTQLIDSLSVRLKAMEERLSGPSDVPVVVLDEAAVPGALQQEESSSAVEMSAVAQPVGQVSGTGAGGYAGPGGHAGSPVEAWHVAARQAIDASLAPSTRVSYRAKVGAFSTFRRQEGLVEAWPVPVEHVMQFLVSLFRAGKAVSTMGGYVSALAFEAQVQGVQDTTGDPRVKRMLEGWARQQPRGPDKRRPLTLDVVVALIRHLPVCCSSPWEATLMKAASLVYFFGAFRPSEVLPWGRHSPVGRCLQFGDLSFEGRGVTLLLRSSKTDQEGKGQVIRLHAASDPGMCPVMALRQYVAGGPKASGCLFVHERGDPLTQYQLWAVLRKAMACAGVSDLGFSLHSFRIGAATTASGLGLEARDVQRIGRWKSDAFLRYVR
- the LOC128325774 gene encoding uncharacterized protein LOC128325774 isoform X2 produces the protein MPPRKAKGKAGGKPIKPPKRPAPQSSSSDEDDGEMTLIKGMIQRLEALERAKALPSDMGAGPSGKGGRTRTRGAARTQLIDSLSVRLKAMEERLSGPSDVPVVVLDEAAVPGALQQEESSSAVEMSAVAQPVGQVSGTGAGGYAGPGGHAGSPVEAWHVAARQAIDASLAPSTRVSYRAKVLAGQRLRRRCSGEGAGGAAAPLHRRVLLCGHSLVFWAYKRASASRFGTQLGLGQQSRVSWLGMRGMLWGQLLPTLLDYVDRCSCPDILVVHLGENDLGKRSGLSIIQQASSDFWVLAG
- the LOC128325774 gene encoding uncharacterized protein LOC128325774 isoform X3; its protein translation is MPPRKAKGKAGGKPIKPPKRPAPQSSSSDEDDGEMTLIKGMIQRLEALERAKALPSDMGAGPSGKGGRTRTRGAARTQLIDSLSVRLKAMEERLSGPSDVPVVVLDEAAVPGALQQEESSSAVEMSAVAQPVGQVSGTGAGGYAGPGGHAGSPVEAWHVAARQAIDASLAPSTRVLAGQRLRRRCSGEGAGGAAAPLHRRVLLCGHSLVFWAYKRASASRFGTQLGLGQQSRVSWLGMRGMLWGQLLPTLLDYVDRCSCPDILVVHLGENDLGKRSGLSIIQQASSDFWVLAG